The genomic DNA TTGTGTTGACCAGGAGACACTCACGAGATCAGTAGATATGATGTAAATGAAATAGAAGGATTATTTTAAGTTGTAGGTAGATTCTGTTTGATCTAGAAATTTACTGTGCTCTTGGTTTCTTCCTTCATCCATACAATAAATTGTAATAACCCTTTAAGTTACACTTCCCGCAAAATCAATTTGGTGCATTTTCTTTATCATTTGTTGTGCAGCATCATCCAAGATTGAAATGTGAACCATGTGAACTGTGTGTTGGAGTTTGCTTAGTAATTAATGGCTTGAAAGTAAATTCCTACCTTGTACGTTCGCAGGTATTACGAGTCCAATGAAGATCATCGGAAGGAACTGGGTGACATTGATCTTACAAAATATGTTGCTGGCTCAGTAGTTGTTTTTAATCTCGACACAAAGCAAGTTAAGTGGACTGCGGAACTAGATCTGAGTACAGAGACTGAGAAGTTCCATGCTCATATATATTCTTCTCCAACTGTGGTGGATTTGGATGGTGATGGGAATCTGGACATTCTTGTTGGAACTTCCTTTGGCTTGTTCTATGTCTTGGACCATCATGGTGAATTAATTTTTCTTGCTCTCATTGCTACGTTTGCTGACATTTTTACCTCAGAGTGCATGAGTTGCTTTAAGTTCCCTGGCATACAAGACGCTGAATCATCTTTGATGTTACATAGAATGCATTCTGTTTAGTGATATGGAAATTGAATGGTTTCTTTTGTTCAGGCAAGATCAGGGAAAAATTTCCTCTTGAAATGGCTGAAATTCAAGGAGCTGTTGTTGCTGCTGATATCAATGATGATGGAAAAATTGAACTAGTGACCGCTGATGCTCATGGAAATGTTGCTGCATGGACTACTAAAGGAGTAGAAATTTGGGAAAGGCATCTTAAGAGTCTAGTTCCCCAGGTACGTTAAATGTTTGATTTGATATTAAGTTGTGTACTAGTACAATAGTTGGTTCAGTCGTTTACTGATTTCTTTTTCTGCTCTGGACCTGGTGAGATTAGTCTACCATTTTCTGGAGAGATTAGCAATTTTAAACTTGCATGCACAAATTTTTGCTTGTCATTCTTCAAGAACCCGGTAAATTTCAACTTGGCTTGTATAATTCCTAGCGAATCTGATGCAGAGTTTTGTTCCTCAGGGTCCTACTATTGGTGATGTTGATGGGGACGGCCATACTGATGTTGTGGTTCCAACGTTATCCGGGAACATATACGTTCTTAGTGGCAAAGATGGGTCAATTGTTCGTCCTTATCCATATAGAACTCACGGGAGAGTTATGAATCAAGTTCTTCTAGTTGATTTAAGTAAAAAAGGAGATAAAAAGAAGGGACTTAGCCTTGTTACAACTTCGTTTGATGGTTACCTGTATGTAATTGATGGACCAACATCATGCGCCGATGTGGTCGATATTGGTGAAACCTCGTAAGATGTTTTTAAATTCTTCAATGTCCCTACATCTTTAATTAGTTCTCCCCCTTTCCATGGTTTACCTGAAACATTAATCCCTGCATGACAGATATAGCATGGTCTTAGCAGACAATGTTGATGGTggggatgatcttgatcttatTGTTTCAACCATGAATGGCAATGTCTTTTGCTTCTCGACTCCTGCTTCGCAGCATCCCCTCAAGGCATGATAGATCTCAAGCTTGATCTGTTGATAGTTTCTTCTGTTGtcttcagtttttattttttgctttttgttgggtgataatattttgtttttaatcttcTTTGTTGTGTATCCTTTCGCAGGCATGGAGATCACCAAATCAAGGGAGAAACCATGTTGCAAATAGGTATAACCGTGAAGGTATCTTTGTTTCGCATTCATCAAGAGCTTTCCGTGATGAAGAGGGCAAGAACTTTTGGGTGGAGATTGAGATTATAGATAGCTATAGATACCCATCTGGGTTGCAAGCACCATATAATGTGACAGTAAGTTGCTCATTCCTTCCGATTATTTTGGCCAAAGTCAACTACATGGCCCTCTCTCCCTCTGTTTCTTGTATACACACGCAAGTAGCTTGTGAGTCTAATATACAAAACTcagtcaatatatatattttttgaactATGCAGGCAACGCTGTTAGTGCCAGGTAATTACCAAGGAGAGAGAAGGATAAGAATAAACGAGACCTTCAATCGTCCTGGAAAGCATCGTATGAAGCTTCCGACAGTTGGTGTAAGGACTACGGGTACTGTTTTGGTGGAGATGGTTGACAAGAACGGACTCTACTTTTCAGACGATTTCTCCCTCACATTCCACATGTATTACTATAGACTCCTCAAGTGGCTGCTTGTCCTACCAATGCTTGGAATGTTTGGCGTGCTTGTAATCCTTCGTCCACAAGAAGCTGTGCCTTTGCCATCATTTTCGCGAAACACCGACTAAACGTTCAACCTTTATCAATACAAAGATGCTAAGGCTCACGAATTGTGACGGCCATTCTCACCCGAAAAAGTCCAGAAACCGTGGCGGATATGACAACAATGTGCGCTCTATTTTTTATGATCAAGCTAAGATAGATGTCGGAACTTGTAACATAGTTGAATATGAGTCAAGGAACGAGTACCAAATCCAAGTTTTTCAATGATAATTGTTTAGAGGATGATTCTATATGTATCTCTATAAATTGGCAATCTCAGTTTTCATTCAACCCCTTAATACTTTCAGTAGGCCTCTCCAAGTTTGGATCACTAGACATGCTTACTAGAAAAGAATTGGTATTGAAATTATTTCGACTCGTCGACTTTCTATCTGTTTACTAAAACATATCAAATTATTAGCCGTTGCggtattcttttttgtttaatatattcttattattttgtaattttgttcgTCGCGTACTTTGATATTCAACTTGGCATCAGAGCAGGTTTGATCATATAGGGTTGAATCTGCTTTTGATGAGTATCAGTTTTTGTTTGTCTGTTTGCTCGGTATCAGTTTCGTCTCTAGGTTAGGATtttcttgtttgaaaaaaagaaaagaattaggATGACTAGTTGATCCCAAATTTATTCCTTCCGTCTTTACTATACCTAGCTGTATCAGTTCATAACTTTGGCCATCCTAAGTTAAATTACCATAAATGGGTTTGCTCTCGTGTTTCATTTACAAGAGCAACTTACATAACACAGATACACTGCTACTCTGGCGTTCTATAGTAATGATACAATAGCATGTGAACATAAATTTACACATATCTTTATATTATTGACACGAGACGCCACAACGACATGACATGAAAGTCCTCCCCAAATACATACTCCCGTTGGATTCATACTACCAGACTAAAAACGGACGGAGTAGAACCACCTTGTAGCTAATATGCAAGGCAGTTTTTATTCGCAGTTGTTATTCATACTACCTCCCCCTCCAGATTTCGATTCCCTCAGAATCAGGAATCAGACTCCTGATTATATGTGAGGCCCGCGCTACACTTCGTTCCCCTTGGTTTTGTAAACAGCGGAGTAATTCGGAATATGAATGACTCTCATTCTACTAATACCGTTTTCGTGTAAGTAAACATGCCCTAAAGTGAATGGTTTCAGATATAATATTTTTCCATTCCTAAGATAGAATACATTGTACTATAAGCTTCGGTCCAAATATGAACAGACTCCTAATTTGATGCAAAAAGTTATCAAAGATTTAAGCCAAAGCTATATAATCCCACAAAACTAATCCATTTATATCTCAATAATGCttaaaagtaaataaacatgTTCGAAATACAGACCAAAAATAGAAATACAGGTCCAATATGCAGAATGGAATACGATCACATGATACAGTAGTGATTGTCACGCTCTCGTTTTCTTCTTTTGCACTCGCATTTTATTTCTATCCAAAGACTAGAACAAACATAATAGAAAATGAGAGTGGGAAGATCACTTCGGAGCTCTCTGCGAAAAAAGAGAGCGCAAAAAGAGATGCTAGATAGGCCTCTTTCCGAGCCTCTTAATCTCTCTGTCCATATTACCAGAAAGCATCAAAGCAAACATCTTGTAGTCGCAAAACAGAGACCAAAACGGATGCCCGAACGTCGCCGGAATATTCCCCTCCACGAAAAAATGGCTGTACCACGCGAGTCCGTACCCAGAGAGAGGCACACAAACCAGAAACCGCCAATCGAACAGCAGCGAGTAgaggaggaaggagagagaagcCAGGGTTCCTGCAAAATGCCAGCGCCGCGTCGATGGCTTCGAGTGCTGGCTCATGTAGAAGGCCCAGAACTCCTCCAAGCTCCTGAATTTCATATCTTGGAGTGAAAGTAAGAGCAACCCAGTTCAGGATTCTGGTTTTTGTGAGCACCCAAGTGGGAAAATGATCAGAATTCGGATTCGGGAAAGATTTTGGAAGCTTTGAGATTaaacccagaaaaataaaagaagaaaaagaagctgGTATCTAATCTGAATTTGGATAATTTTTTGGgagttgaattaaattttgtgTGGGGGGAATCTTGAGGTTGAGGATgggatgaaaatataaatcTGGAGTTTTGGGTGATGGATCTTAGTTTTATCCGCTGTGTGGTTGGTGTTTGTGGGAGGATGAAACAGAGCAGGGTGAAAAGTATGAGAAGGTGAACAGTTTCTGTGTGTGCGTTGTGTGTGGTTTGAATAATGCAAGTAGGTTATATTAAAgtcggatttggatcctctccggatcccctcCTGCGGATCTCGGAGATTAAGGCACAAGGACCGTTCATCAATGATCGTGCGGCCacaattaaatgtttttatatttttaaaagtaaagtaatctcgttttgcttaaaaaacatttaattatgaCTGTacgatctttgatgaacggTCCTTGTGTCTTGATCCCCGGGATCTCCAAGGAGAGGATccgagaggatccaaatccattaaAGTCTTCTCCAGGGCAGCGACTTTGTAGTTATCATccggttttttgtttttttttttcttggatttAACATGTTGATTAATTGAAAAGAACAAGGGGGATTGAAGAGTTTGTTAAATCCAAATTGATATTTCATTTCGAGAATTTGCATAGGATGGACATTGTAGTGTACGGTGTACCGTCCAAATACAGTGCAATGTGAAGATAAACTTACCCGTGATATTGTCGTATTAGATCATGAAACCACAATGTTAAAAAGAAGGATATTGTGGAAATCGTCTTCATTTCATTGATGCTGATATGCTTTGTCACCTTAACCATGAATAAGAGATGAAACAAAAATGTTCTCTACCAACTGATAAAGTACTAATTTGGTACTGAtgtacttttataaaaagtgggtataaaaaaaaagatgagctcaaaaaggtgtttggtaaacacttataaacagcttattttcacaattttgggtgaaaaaagctgAAAATGTGAAGTAGCAAAAAagagctttgaaaaaaaactgaaaacgtgaagcagcataAATGTTGcattatgatttcttgttaaacGTTGGATATatgtttaagataaagtttataaatatttttcttttaaaaataaagtatatttagtaattcacctttatttgttaagaaaattaaattaatgacacatctagtattatactctttttggtcatttcacacagtcacaattgttttacataaaagtttaccaaacactataatattgttttttattttttattttttccaaaagcacttttacaaaaaagtttaccaaacactctattGCTTTaattcacagctgcttattttcacagcacaacataatcagtttttttttcaaagcacatcaatatcAAACCAGCCCAAAGAGAGATGTTTGgctgtgacgacccgtccctaattttatgtttttacaaattttaaaagcgtgattttacaaaaatgcccttagagGCGAGGGTTTTGACTTTCGTTGATCAACGTATAGTGAGGTGTATGAATTAATCCTTTAGCGTATTCCTGAAGTACTCAACATTACAGACTCGTAGGCACAAACAGAAGAGGATTTGGGGTTATGGTTAAAGTTTTACGAAATGGTAAACTCGAGAAGTACTTTTGTTTTAGtcactatttatatatttttataatgtttatatttatttatcatttggttatttttttaagttgaagaagaagagaaagaagaagtgGGGAAcgggagaagagaagaaagaagggctACTGCCCAATCAGAAAGAAGAGGGAGTGAGTGACTAACCAGAAGAAGGATGTGAGGAGATGGCCAATCGGGAGGTTGGAAGAGAGGGCCAAAGATGGAACGAAGAATAGGGGATCAAGAACCCTTTCTCCTTGACCCATTTCGGACCACGATCCGCATGTAGACCCGACGACTCCAATCCAAATTCTAGGGTCCTCTAGCAATTTTTCATGCGAAATTCATCGAGCTTTCACCTGGGAACTTGTTCACAACCTCTACTTTCCTATTTCTACCAAAAACCTAAGTCAATTGGGGCTCCAATTCGTAGAAATCAAACTGGGAACCCGATGGGTGAACAACGGCGAATCCGCCATTCATACAACTATTTCCTTCAATTACCACCACAGTTAACCTTCCCTTGGACCCAGGAATAAGACCCAACCAGTGGTTGGGGCGGTGGATCTTCGGAGACTACGAATCGACAACCACCATTTTCTAGGGTTCCGGCGGGTTTGAGAAAAATGGGAGCTTTTCCAGGCCAAATTAGACTTGGCCGCAGatataaagtttactctactaattgagatcttcattccactaaattttggtaattttaaaatagttggattttcccaCGAGTCAGGGCGACCGACTGCCACCCACGGCGGTGCGTGGCTAGGGGTTGTCGATGTTATTCTTAGGCTAAATTAGATGTCTTGAGTTCAGTTTCGGTAATTGTATaacgtaggttgatcgtttgGACCTAAATTCATTAAGATACGTTACTCGGTAAAGAtgtgaattgacgatccgatcgttggattgtcaccaaactttaatacattatattatgtaatatttgaggaccataggaacttacggatcttcccgaattggattggtaagttcataaaataaaatattaaccgccacttggttttggcatccgaccgttggatcgtaatggaACTTTAGGATGTTGTCTAGAAGTATAacgtggatctttggaagtaaGGGATTGGAAATCCATGATGCAGATCTTTCGAATCGAACTACGTACGGATGTGCGTTATGTAAGTTACATATTTTATTGATAAGAATTTTGagttgtgatttgataattgttctaggcgccaaTTGTTCGTGATGCCTCTATggttgtgctagggagttgtagcgtgaactccaggtgagtgggcttttgttttcagtatatatatgtatgcttggtatttttcccagaaaatgcgTTTAAATGTAATTATGTTTTGAAATGCTATGCCTCATGATTTATACTTGGATTATGAGTTAGTATAGTATGCATATTGTGATTTGACGAtgtggacgctcaggtaagtaccaggtgagttaTAGATTGTTAATGTGAGTTGATGAGTAtgttgagatgcattgagagctcataaacctgtaccccggtgttagtgctcccgtccgtAGTTAGGACACAGTCCTTCaagtgatgttcacctcctgcaccatacgttcatcttggatccaagttaggtgcacagtcctgtcgtacataccactataGGTAGTTCTGACTCGTAGATGACCCGCAATTAtccgcacagtcttcacgtgattgtagcacttgagcgtatttctttacacctagtcctgtcgtacagaccgctttaggtggttccgactcgtgtgtaggtatatttgttgagatgtggatttgagccgtacatgtcacgttaggtgattccagctagatggatgagctctagattcagtcgtacaggtcacgttaggtgactccggctgacatatcatttgcattgattgatatcacctgacttacatattttatgttgaaatatttgacatggcatatatgtggattttgctaATTGGAGTATGGTttcgatatatgtatatattctattttatgGGGAAttatataggttttacggcaaggggttactgcctttgataattgaaatggtttttaaaaagctttgtttttgtccactcacactttctgttttgcgcccctccaggttttaattGCTGAAGTTCGTAtcaacgaggattcttggccaATCTCAGGATAGGTGGTTACTTTTGAGGGTATAATTCTTATCCACTCCACTGtacttacttatgctctaacatcaCGTGTGAAGTTGGTTCATTCCTGCTCACCATCGCACTCTAGTATTTAGGCActcttaggtttaaatttattcacatttttccacatcaccacactttatggcttcgtcacctcccaggtgtcagccagcacagctcgattcggagttttagtggacattctgggtcgaggtgtgtcattgACCACCTTAACCATCGATTTGATATCAAAGGTAGAGATTTAATCGATGTGCTTTTGATGTTTAAATCAAAACCTTTAAGATCAATTCAAGGGCCCGTGATCACAAATCTTTGCTCACTACCAAGTGACCAAGAAAGCTGGATtcggagatgagaatgctttggAAAATGCATTTTATAACTATTGTTGGCCGAAAAGTCTTCAgcaaacaaattttaaaaggaCGTGAAATACTCATCTTGATTGAAATGTATAAATTTTGTCTTTAAAGGTGAGATTGCCAAAAAAGGATCTCAAATTTAGTCTTCCGGTTGGAAGAACTCATAcagttatatatatatctccAGAGAATTCAAATAGAAGATAAAGTAGAACTTCGTTAATTGAATATCTGATAAATTAATAACAATACTTTTGGCCGATCCCAACTCGAGATAACatgttaaattaataattagctaaatttataagataatacattataatttttttttatataggtcctatgtaatatataaattaataattccCATTTACAATGACATTTGTTTATTTAACTAGAATTTTTGCTTGGTTAAatgtttataaaaaataaaaaaaagtagatCCATGAATTTACTTGGTTAATCAAATACATACAATTAttaattcgtaaaacgataaaCTAATACAATAGACAACATATAAGAAAGTACGGAATTCCTTGATAAATTAATAAGTTATTAATTCATTTGATAAATTAGAAACTTATAATTGATCAATTTTctaatatttactaaattaataattttttcttgACCACAAGACTATTAATTTATAATAGTTATCCACACCCAATAATATCAGCAGCACCATGTCAGTCAGAATGTCACATTCATCTGATTGTGAAATGCCACTGTTTTCCTATTGGCCCACCCGTAACATATGCTTGGAATCCATTGGAGGActcaacaaagaaaattaaggattaaaaaaaaattataaaatagaaaaataaatgttATGAGTGAATAAAAATCTTGCAAAATTATTGGCCAGCATGTCTCGATTCATATAAATGTGATGacgatatatatatttgtagtgGTTCATATAAATAGTGGCTCAACATAGTTTTTGGTCGATGAACTAACCGTTTGTTAATATTCACTTTCTCATTGAGAATTTtaacggaaaaaaaaatatttcacattgagaattaacaaaataatgatatatttccacctacaaatgaatttaaaataagGTAGTGCTATCCGCACATCTCTTTTTACCTTTCaatacttttgttaatttttttctattaatcttcttcaatacATCAATCCAACAACCAAAAATTGAgagaatgtgtgagaagtaaaaatgagatTGTGATGGTACTACCTACAAATATACAACTTAAGAGCAATGGAAAATAACAAATGCAATGCAGAAGCACTTCAGACAAACATTTTGCATAATCAAAAGTTGAACTCTCTCCATGATCAAATGATCAAATGACCCTAATTTTGAACTCCCAAGTGAACATATTATGTTCATCATTTTCCTAGCCTAACATAAACATTCGACATTTACCAACAAACGTAAGCTAATGATTTACTTGCGCAAACTGATGGAAATTTCAGTCTAGAAGACGCGCTCTCCGGTAGCAAATAGGTTCCAAAAGATTGTTGTCGCGAAATATAGCCCTGCAGTGACCGTTAGGAATGCCTGAAACGATCCTAACCATTGTACAAAATAACCAGTTCCTATCGTGCTGATTATCGCCGCCACTGTCCCGGCTGAATTTGTAATCCCTGTTGACAAAGAATGTAATTGAATCATTGTAGTCAGCTAACCAATTTAACAGATaagaaaacataatataaacatTCCCTTCGTGGCGGGCTAATGGGAAATAACGCACCGTGGAGAAATCCCGCGGATTGTGGCGCTATATCCTGATCAAATAAAACAGCAGAAGCTAAGATCAGATTGGAAATCAAATGTCCAACATCTAATGGCTATGATTGGATTATTTGGTAATTAACTATCTGCTCCATTAGTTTGGTTTGACAGTTCTGTCATATGCTTATATGGGTGGAACTTACTTGGATATTAAGGAGAAAGCCGGCTTGACTGAAAGAGCTCAAACACAAGGCTGCTGTGAGGAGTACCGCTGCAGCCTCGGGTGTCTTGGCATAGTTTAGGCCGAGCAATGACACTCCAGGGCCGATAAAACCAATAGACTGTTACGCACAAATATTTTTCAGTATAGTGATTTGTTACAAAAATATACTACAATGTTCGGGTAAGTGCAGctgaattttaatttgatttgattgaatTATATAAGTTCTTATAGAGACAGACGGCAATTCAAGGGCTACCTGCATGATCTTTCGAACTGTAGTCAACGAGTAGCCTGCCTTGATTAATGAATCCGATGCTGCACCAGCAATGTAGCTGGAAATTGCCATTGATCCCCATGGAACAGCACTAAACCATGCAGCTTGCTTCAAGTTTACACCAAATACCTATAACAATAGAAAAATAGAAATCGTCATTTCCTAGAGCACACTGCCACAAACCACTATTGGTAATTCAACGTGAACACGTATGTGCACACAAATACTAAACCAGTAACATGATAAATTTATTTGCGATCAATCAATTTTTACGCTATTAATGGGGTTAACGTAAACAAAGATCTAGGAAAAATGAACCTACCGTCTTAAAATAAACCGGCATCCATGAGAGCAGAACAAAGTACCCCTGTAAGGTAGACCATGATTAAGAATCAATTGCGCAGCGGAAAAGAAAGGATGAAATCCACAGTAAAAGATATTAGAAAAACTCACCCAATTATTAGTTATGTTGGCACAAATAATGGCCCAAGTTGGTAATTTTGAAAATAGGAGCCGCATAGATGGGAGCTTTCCACCTTTTTTGGGAGAATCAGATTTACCAGCTTGGATCATTCGGATCTCCGAGTTGCTGATGTAACGACTCTCACTTGGATCATTTGTGACTGTGTATGCCCATATTGTCAGCCAAAGCAGTCCAATGGAGGAGAAGAGAATAAAGGGACCGGAAAGTCCCATTGTTGACAACATAATTGGAGTTAGTAGTAAGCCAACGACATTGCCGAGGTGAAATCCAGCCATAGAGATTCCAACTGCACTTGCTCTTTCATGGCTCGGAAACCACCTGCTCATATTACAAGCGACATGAGGATTGACTTCAGCTAAAATTTTAAAGTATTGTAAGTTGAACGTGTCTGATAGGTTGTTTACAAGAACTCTCTAAATTCTGCTATAGATTTACTTGCTCTGCAAGTTACCAAAAACAAGTACACTGATACATCATTCGCTAACAAATTAGGTGACCCAAGCATTATTGTAACTACAGTTAGAGGTCTAATGAATAATTATGAGCAAGGATTAGGGAGACATTATATTACCTTGATAAGAGGGTGCTCATGGACGGGAGGGCTACACCTTCAGAGAGACCAAAGAAGGCACGGACGGCCAAGAGGCTGGTGGTGGAATGGTTGGCAGCCCAGGGAGTGAGGAGAGTTGCCAAAGACCACATGGCCACACCCCATGCCATCACTCTCTTTCCTCCATATCTGTCTACCAAGGCACCTCCAATCACTGATGAGAATATGTATCCCCATAGAAAGGATGACTGCAAAATGAATCATTCGAAATTCTAAATTGTCAACAatgggaaggaaaaaaaaatgccaaacaataaaaacaaattgcCCATTTTGCAaccttttcatttttaatttctagttttaatttttctgttatgTCTGTTTCCCCTACAACTCATTAGAAAGAGCCGTGTAATAGATGATTATTTTGTCTACCACACTTACCAActgataaaaataattttttcaatataCATTCTTAACTATTCTAGTCTACGAGTAGGGAGGTTTGAACTTGAGTGTAAACGGGGATCCATTGCCCTCCCCATTTACAACTAATTACAAAAACTTTGCTAAAATCAAACATTTGTGCAAGAAGATTTTCTAGcaataaaatccaaaaattaGAACTTTTATTTGAGAGCCCCATCCAAGCCCAATTTGTACTTACACAATTGAACCAACTTGAGATGAGGTTGGGTGACATATTTCAGCAGTGTAATCTTATGTAGGTACGAATAAGGGGCAAGCTTTTTTCCACAACAGCACAAGAagacgagaaattttttattgtgatcggAACAtgagtggtacatcacgtgtttctatataagtggtgataaattttattttttaaattattaacttgttaacacacatattccacaatttttattttttttatcacactgaaaaatctctccaataaGTGACAGACAATTGATGATGTGAGAAGCAAATTTGAGATATAAAAACTAGATgcttgttggaattttttttttttaaatgattgaaaaaACTTTTGATGAAAGTGTACTTTAaaaacc from Pyrus communis chromosome 17, drPyrComm1.1, whole genome shotgun sequence includes the following:
- the LOC137723565 gene encoding probable anion transporter 3, chloroplastic; amino-acid sequence: MAAATPIKSQLHSDPSSRLLKTQSSLISTKKTQLGFEPKKWDQLVIGFGKNRGGWRRRTDEAQRGRRRGVAVTCTAEGIERGILMGKNRGGGGAREVAAEEIVSVPERFKVAALVACVMCLCNADRVVMSVAIVPLAAKNGWSSSFLGVVQSSFLWGYIFSSVIGGALVDRYGGKRVMAWGVAMWSLATLLTPWAANHSTTSLLAVRAFFGLSEGVALPSMSTLLSRWFPSHERASAVGISMAGFHLGNVVGLLLTPIMLSTMGLSGPFILFSSIGLLWLTIWAYTVTNDPSESRYISNSEIRMIQAGKSDSPKKGGKLPSMRLLFSKLPTWAIICANITNNWGYFVLLSWMPVYFKTVFGVNLKQAAWFSAVPWGSMAISSYIAGAASDSLIKAGYSLTTVRKIMQSIGFIGPGVSLLGLNYAKTPEAAAVLLTAALCLSSFSQAGFLLNIQDIAPQSAGFLHGITNSAGTVAAIISTIGTGYFVQWLGSFQAFLTVTAGLYFATTIFWNLFATGERVF
- the LOC137723599 gene encoding uncharacterized protein, producing MKFRSLEEFWAFYMSQHSKPSTRRWHFAGTLASLSFLLYSLLFDWRFLVCVPLSGYGLAWYSHFFVEGNIPATFGHPFWSLFCDYKMFALMLSGNMDREIKRLGKRPI
- the LOC137722373 gene encoding protein DEFECTIVE IN EXINE FORMATION 1-like codes for the protein MESAAIRAFLICLILCAGSSFVHGEEPAKNKFREREASDDALGYPNIDEDALLNSRCPAKLELRWQTEVSSSIYATPLIADINSDGKLEIVVPSFVHYLEVLEGADGDKHPGWPAFHQSTVHASPLLYDIDKDGVREITLATYNGEVLFFRVSGYMMVDKLVVPRRKVKKNWYGGLHSDPVDRTHPDVHDDSLVMEAMESAHQTNGSTAKLNNSASISTPDSNTSATISTPDLNNSTTISKESNLGMVNASNPENKGETNSSQVETVIKLPTGTDNSAVKNVSEETVNVVNGTRSGRRLLEDKNSSESQDGGSGSKENNKEDVPVATVQNEGSLEADADSSFELFRDSEELADEYSYDYDDYVDESMWGDEEWAEGQHEKMEDYVNVDAHILCTPVIADIDNDGVSEMVVAVSYFFDHEYYESNEDHRKELGDIDLTKYVAGSVVVFNLDTKQVKWTAELDLSTETEKFHAHIYSSPTVVDLDGDGNLDILVGTSFGLFYVLDHHGKIREKFPLEMAEIQGAVVAADINDDGKIELVTADAHGNVAAWTTKGVEIWERHLKSLVPQGPTIGDVDGDGHTDVVVPTLSGNIYVLSGKDGSIVRPYPYRTHGRVMNQVLLVDLSKKGDKKKGLSLVTTSFDGYLYVIDGPTSCADVVDIGETSYSMVLADNVDGGDDLDLIVSTMNGNVFCFSTPASQHPLKAWRSPNQGRNHVANRYNREGIFVSHSSRAFRDEEGKNFWVEIEIIDSYRYPSGLQAPYNVTATLLVPGNYQGERRIRINETFNRPGKHRMKLPTVGVRTTGTVLVEMVDKNGLYFSDDFSLTFHMYYYRLLKWLLVLPMLGMFGVLVILRPQEAVPLPSFSRNTD